One window of the Pempheris klunzingeri isolate RE-2024b chromosome 10, fPemKlu1.hap1, whole genome shotgun sequence genome contains the following:
- the LOC139208630 gene encoding olfactory receptor 5AP2-like: MINATTLSTFSLSGLNDTTTKQRVALFSLTLLCYSVILLVNGALIVTVILEEKLHEPMYIFLCNLCFNSLYGTAAFYPKFLFDLLSKTSDISFTGCLLQIFVIYTYASTDFSILALMAYDRHVAICRPLEYHSVMTKRRVTLLVCFSRLLPFLCLAIVVIMTSKLELCGSHIEKLYCENWSILKLSCNSITMNNIFGFIVIFFYFGHVLFILCSYVLLVKSALKSREGRRKFMQTCVPHLLCLLNVTAALLFDLMYARYGSSSVSQSVKNFMAIQFLMIPPILNPIIYGLKLAQVRNSFLRLFTVSKQVKGLG, from the coding sequence ATGATCAATGCAAccactttaagtacattttccttATCAGGATTGAAtgacacaacaacaaagcaaagagTCGCTCTTTTCTCCCTCACCTTGTTGTGCTACAGCGTGATTTTGCTTGTGAATGGAGCTCTTATTGTTACCGTCATTCTGGAGGAAAAACTTCATGAACCCATGTATATCTTCCTATgtaatttatgttttaatagTCTGTATGGGACTGCAGCCTTTTACCCCAAATTCCTTTTTGATCTACTGTCTAAGACTAGTGATATATCTTTTACAGGTTGCCTGCTGCAAATATTTGTTATATACACCTATGCATCCACTGATTTTTCTATCCTGGCTCTGATGGCCTACGACCGACATGTGGCTATATGTCGTCCACTGGAGTATCACTCTGTCATGACTAAACGTAGAGTTACTTTGCTGGTGTGTTTCTCCAGACTTTTGCCCTTCCTCTGTCTGGCCATTGTGGTGATAATGACCTCTAAACTGGAGCTATGTGGCTCCCACATAGAAAAACTCTATTGTGAAAACTGGTCAATCCTTAAACTGTCCTGCAATTCGATAACAATGAATAATATTTTTGGATTTATAgtcatatttttctattttgggCATGtccttttcattttgtgttcatACGTGCTGCTGGTAAAATCAGCTTTAAAGtcaagagagggaaggaggaagttTATGCAGACATGTGTGCCGCATTTGTTGTGTCTGCTCAATGTCACAGCTGCTCTGCTATTTGACCTCATGTACGCCAGATATGGGTCAAGCTCTGTATCGCAGAGTGTGAAGAACTTCATGGCCATACAGTTTCTCATGATCCCACCTATTCTCAACCCTATCATTTATGGACTTAAACTGGCTCAAGTTCGCAACAGTTTTTTAAGGTTGTTTACAGTCAGCAAACAGGTTAAAGGATTAGGCTGA
- the LOC139208787 gene encoding olfactory receptor 6N1-like yields the protein MENSTVSFYFNLTMFVNIGHYRYPAFVFCLLLYSFIVFANLVIILVICRERTLHEPMYTFIALLCVNSLYGSTAFFPRFLMDLLSDTHLISRPACFTQIYVIYTYASYELTILGIMAYDRYVAVCHPLHYHRKMTPKTGFKLAALAWTFPAIGLTTCISLSASLPLCGNEIQKVFCANWNVVKLSCVTTVVNNIFGMFLTITTVFLPLCFVLYTYLRILVVCWKNSAEFKGKVLQSCLPHVVSFVIYSITAFCDIALSRYNLEEIKPFVAVILSLEFVVIPPVLNPLIYGLKLPEIRRQVSRML from the coding sequence ATGGAAAACAGTACTGTTTCCTTTTACTTTAACCTCACCATGTTTGTGAACATTGGACACTACCGTTATCCAGCCTTCGTCTTTTGCCTTTTGCTCTACAGCTTTATTGTCTTTGCTAATCTTGTCATAATACTGGTGATATGTCGTGAAAGAACGCTACACGAGCCCATGTATACATTTATTGCGTTGTTGTGTGTGAACTCTCTGTATGGTTCTACTGCTTTCTTCCCCAGATTCCTCATGGACCTCCTGTCTGATACTCATTTGATCTCTCGTCCTGCTTGTTTCACTCAGATCTATGTTATTTACACCTACGCTTCTTATGAACTGACCATCCTCGGCATCATGGCATATGATAGATATGTTGCTGTCTGTCATCCTTTGCACTATCACAGAAAGATGACCCCTAAAACTGGTTTTAAGTTGGCAGCGCTGGCCTGGACCTTTCCTGCAATTGGTCTTACAACATGCATTTCTTTGTCAGCCAGTCTCCCTTTATGTGgtaatgaaatacaaaaagtgTTCTGTGCCAACTGGAACGTAGTAAAATTATCATGTGTTACCACTGTTGTCAACAATATTTTTGGGATGTTTTTGACCATAACTACAGTTTTCCTTCccctctgttttgttctgtacACTTATTTACGAATTTTAGTTGTTTGCTGGAAAAACTCTGCAGAATTTAAAGGTAAAGTGTTACAGAGCTGTCTACCACACGTTGTTTCATTTGTGATTTATTCCATTACAGCTTTTTGTGATATTGCCTTGAGCCGGTATAATCTTGAAGAGATAAAACCATTCGTGGCTGTTATTCTGTCACTGGAGTTTGTTGTTATTCCTCCGGTTCTGAATCCTCTCATATATGGTCTGAAGCTACCAGAAATTAGAAGACAGGTTTCAAGAATGTTATGA
- the LOC139208779 gene encoding olfactory receptor 2AT4-like produces MDNVSVIAMLTLSRFSGPTSYRLTVFALTLLCYCVIWLLNVTIIVATIVDKSLHEPMYIFLCNLCINGLYGTAGFYPKFLNDLLSGIHVISHAGCLLQGFVLHSAACADFSILVLMAYDRYVAICRPLVYHSVMTKQRVYVLVFFAWLLPLSLMSMGTITTSRFRLCKSDISKIYCTNFAISQLACSPSIESIIIPAFNITFYFGHFIFVIWSYVYLIRTCLTSKENRSKFMQTCLPHLLCLITFIVCLLFDLLYIRFGSKQIPRSAQHFMAIEFILIPPIINPLIYGFKLTRMKNRIIQFLSRKHL; encoded by the coding sequence atgGATAATGTTTCAGTAATTGCTATGTTGACTTTGTCAAGATTTAGTGGGCCGACAAGCTATAGACTCACTGTCTTTGCTCTCACtttattgtgttactgtgtgatttGGCTGTTAAATGTGACCATTATTGTGGCAACCATTGTGGATAAAAGCCTTCATGAGCCCATGTACATCTTCCTCTGTAATCTGTGCATCAATGGGCTTTACGGGACTGCAGGCTTTTACCCCAAATTCCTCAATGATCTTCTGTCTGGCATTCATGTCATCTCTCATGCTGGATGTCTTCTGCAGGGGTTTGTGTTGCACTCTGCAGCTTGTGCTGATTTTTCTATTCTTGTGCTGATGGCCTATGACAGGTATGTAGCTATATGTCGACCTCTGGTATACCACTCTGTGATGACTAAGCAAAGGGtttatgtgcttgtgttttttgctTGGCTTCTGCCCTTGTCCTTGATGTCCATGGGCACTATAACGACATCAAGATTCAGGTTATGCAAGTCAGACATATCGAAAATCTACTGTACTAATTTTGCGATTAGTCAACTAGCTTGTTCTCCCTCCATAGAAAGCATCATTATTCCGGCTTTTaacattactttttattttggccatttcatttttgttatttggtcTTATGTATATCTGATCAGGACATGTCTAACATCCAAAGAGAACAGGAGTAAATTTATGCAAACATGTCTTCCACATTTGCTCTGTTTAATTActttcattgtgtgtttgctttttgatTTGTTGTACATTCGCTTTGGCTCAAAACAAATCCCACGAAGTGCCcaacatttcatggcaatagAATTTATCCTTATTCCTCCGATCATTAATCCCCTGATATATGGTTTCAAATTGACACGGATGAAAAACAGAATTATACAGTTTTTGAGTAGGAAACATCTCTAG
- the LOC139208800 gene encoding olfactory receptor 1E16-like codes for MDNSTEVVYFLLAAYGNIGESKYLYFSIMLVWYLSICVANTVLIVVIYVDRRLHEPMYMFLCNLFVNEIGGSTSLYPLLLSQMFSDTHEVALPWCFLQMCFIYTSASVEFSSLAAMAYDRYVSICHPLHYNAIMTTGRVGVIILLIWVYSFINFTFLLSFVIRLKLCGNVIDKVFCDHHLVMKLACSVSKLNNISDLLFAFVTIVIPFSLISVSYMKILAVCLNTSKENKHKAVTTCTPQIVSVSNLFAGCIFHFVDSRFDVAHVPDKVRIILSVYILIFQPLVTPFMYGFNLPKIRQSCDRLLFWRK; via the coding sequence ATGGACAACTCCACTGAGGTTGTGTATTTTTTGCTGGCAGCCTACGGGAACATTGGAGAGTCAAAATATCTGTATTTCAGCATAATGCTGGTGTGGTACCTCTCCATATGTGTGGCCAACACAGTTCTTATTGTGGTCATATATGTGGACAGAAGGCTGCATGAGCCAATGTATATGTTTCTGTGTAACCTATTTGTGAATGAAATAGGCGGCAGCACGTCACTGTATCCTCTTCTGCTCTCACAGATGTTTTCAGATACCCATGAAGTGGCCCTGCCGTGGTGTTTTCTGCAGATGTGCTTTATCTACACATCTGCCTCTGTTGAGTTTTCCAGTTTAGCAGCCATGGCCTACGACAGATATGTCTCCATCTGTCATCCTTTACACTACAACGCCATCATGACCACAGGGAGAGTGGGTGTAATCATTCTGCTCATATGGGtgtattcatttattaactTCACCTTCTTGCTCTCTTTTGTCATCCGTCTGAAGCTGTGTGGAAACGTCATCGACAAAGTGTTCTGTGACCACCACTTAGTGATGAAACTTGCATGTTCAGTTTCAAAACTTAACAACATATCCGACCTGCTTTTTGCCTTTGTGACTATTGTTATCCCGTTCAGTCTCATTTCGGTCTCCTACATGAAGATCTTGGCTGTTTGCCTGAACACATCTaaagaaaacaagcacaaaGCCGTCACCACCTGCACACCTCAGATTGTCTCAGTGTCAAACTTGTTTGCTGgctgcatttttcactttgttgacTCCAGGTTTGATGTGGCCCACGTTCCAGATAAAGTACGTATCATTTTATCTGTGTATATCCTCATATTCCAGCCGTTAGTCACCCCCTTTATGTATGGATTTAACTTACCGAAGATAAGACAATCATGTGATAGACTTCTgttttggagaaaataa
- the LOC139208222 gene encoding frizzled-7-A-like codes for MAAARSTTGSVLLIMWLVCGLPFSPTSAQHYNSESGISVPEHGFCQPISIPLCTDIAYNQTIMPNLLGHTNQEDAGLEVHQFYPLVKVQCSADLKFFLCSMYAPVCTVLEQAIPPCRSLCERARQGCEALMNKFGFQWPERLRCEAFPVHGAGEICVGQNTSEPSGPASSSSTYVADPVTLPPNIGRPRPPQHNQNHQFTCPLQLEVPSYLGYRFMGVKDCGAPCEPTKPTGIMYFREDEVKFGRLWVGIWSILCCVSTLFTVLTYLVDMRRFRYPERPIIFLSGCYFMVAVAYAAGFFLEDKVVCVDEFKVDGYRTVAQGTKKEGCTILFMVLYFFGMASSIWWVILSLTWFLSAGMKWGHEAIEANSQYFHLAAWAVPAIKTITILAMGQVDGDVLTGVCFVGIFNVDSLRGFVLAPLFVYLFIGTSFLLAGFVSLFRIRTIMKHDGTKTEKLEKLMVRIGVFSVLYTVPATIVIACYFYEQAFREHWERTWHMQTCKRFAVPCPVHNFAPMTPDFTVFMIKYLMTMIVGITSGFWVWSGKTLQSWRRFYKRLSNGNHGETTV; via the coding sequence ATGGCGGCGGCCAGGTCCACCACTGGCTCCGTGTTGCTCATCATGTGGCTGGTGTGCGGGCTGCCCTTCTCACCCACTTCTGCTCAGCATTACAACAGTGAGAGCGGAATATCCGTCCCGGAGCACGGGTTTTGTCAGCCCATCTCCATCCCGCTTTGCACCGACATCGCCTACAACCAGACCATCATGCCGAACCTCCTGGGCCACACCAACCAGGAGGACGCCGGACTAGAGGTGCACCAGTTTTACCCCCTGGTTAAAGTCCAGTGCTCCGCGGATCTAAAgttcttcctctgctccatgtATGCGCCGGTCTGCACGGTGCTGGAGCAGGCCATCCCACCATGTCGGTCCCTGTGTGAGCGTGCCCGGCAGGGATGTGAAGCCCTGATGAATAAATTCGGCTTTCAGTGGCCGGAGCGGCTCCGCTGCGAGGCTTTCCCCGTCCACGGAGCCGGGGAGATCTGCGTGGGCCAGAACACATCCGAACCCAGCGGCCcggcctcctcttcttccacctACGTGGCCGACCCCGTGACCCTTCCCCCAAACATAGGCCGCCCGCGCCCGCCCCAGCACAACCAGAACCACCAGTTCACCTGCCCCCTGCAGCTGGAGGTGCCCTCCTACCTGGGCTACCGATTCATGGGGGTCAAAGACTGCGGGGCCCCCTGTGAGCCCACTAAACCAACCGGCATCATGTATTTCCGGGAGGATGAGGTTAAATTTGGCCGGCTCTGGGTTGGGATCTGGTCCATCCTGTGCTGTGTGAGCACCTTGTTCACAGTGCTCACCTACTTAGTGGACATGAGGCGGTTCAGGTACCCGGAGAGacccatcatcttcctctctgggTGCTATTTCATGGTGGCTGTAGCCTACGCTGCTGGCTTTTTCCTGGAGGACAAAGTAGTCTGTGTTGATGAATTCAAAGTGGACGGCTACAGGACCGTGGCTCAGGGGACCAAAAAGGAGGGCTGCACCATCCTGTTCATGGTGTTGTACTTTTTTGGTATGGCCAGCTCCATCTGGTGGGTGATTTTGTCCCTGACTTGGTTCCTCTCCGCTGGGATGAAGTGGGGCCATGAGGCGATCGAGGCCAACTCCCAGTACTTCCACCTGGCCGCGTGGGCAGTCCCGGCCATCAAAACCATCACCATCCTCGCCATGGGCCAGGTGGATGGCGACGTCCTGACCGGGGTGTGCTTCGTCGGGATCTTCAACGTGGACTCCCTCCGCGGCTTCGTCCTGGCTCCGCTTTTTGTCTACCTGTTTATCGGCACGTCCTTCCTCCTGGCCGGCTTTGTGTCCCTCTTTCGGATCCGCACCATAATGAAGCACGACGGCACCAAGACGGAGAAGCTGGAGAAGTTGATGGTGCGGATCGGTGTGTTCAGCGTGCTCTACACGGTCCCGGCCACCATCGTGATCGCCTGTTACTTCTACGAGCAGGCCTTCAGGGAGCACTGGGAGCGGACCTGGCACATGCAGACCTGTAAGCGGTTCGCCGTCCCCTGTCCGGTGCACAACTTCGCCCCCATGACCCCGGACTTCACCGTGTTCATGATCAAGTACCTGATGACCATGATAGTGGGGATCACCTCGGGCTTCTGGGTCTGGTCCGGGAAGACCCTTCAATCATGGCGGCGGTTCTACAAGCGCCTTAGCAACGGTAACCACGGAGAGACAACGGTGTGA
- the LOC139208628 gene encoding olfactory receptor 10J4-like, translating to MENSSLIFYFNLTMFMNTGHYRYPAFIFCLLLYSFIVFSNLVIILVICRERTLHEPMYIFIVFLSCNSLYGSTGFLPRFLMDLLSDTHLISRPACFTQIYVIYTYASYELTILSIMAYDRYVAVCHPLHYHRKMTPKTVYTLAFLAWVCPACNLSVTINMIVRLPLCGNNIQKVYCASWNVVKLSCVRDAVNSIVAMLGAIAIAFLPFGLIFFTYLRIVIACWKKSSEVRGKVLQSCLPHVISFVIYSITSFSDTALSRQNLEEINPFVAIILSVEFVIIPPVLNPIVYGLKLPEIRRHIFKILCLKPRTKKNFCRTLPQSTPTV from the coding sequence ATGGAAAACAGCAGTctcattttttactttaaccTCACCATGTTCATGAACACTGGACACTACCGTTATCCAGCCTTCATCTTCTGCCTTTTGCTCTAcagttttattgtcttttctaATCTTGTCATAATACTGGTGATATGTCGTGAAAGAACGCTACATGAGCCCATGTATATTTTCATAGTATTTTTATCTTGTAACTCTCTGTATGGTTCTACCGGTTTCCTCCCCAGATTCCTCATGGACCTCCTGTCTGATACTCATTTGATCTCTCGTCCTGCTTGTTTCACTCAGATCTATGTTATTTACACCTATGCTTCTTATGAACTGACAATTCTTAGCATCATGGCATATGATAGATATGTTGCTGTCTGTCATCCTTTGCACTATCACAGAAAGATGACCCCTAAAACTGTCTACACACTAGCATTTTTAGCTTGGGTCTGTCCAGCTTGTAACCTTTCAGTAACCATAAACATGATTGTCAGGCTCCCTTTATGTGGTAACAACATACAGAAGGTGTACTGTGCCAGCTGGAACGTAGTAAAATTATCATGTGTTAGAGATGCTGTTAACAGTATTGTTGCAATGTTGGGGGCTATAGCTATAGCCTTCCTTCCCTTTGGTTTAATCTTTTTCACTTATCTGAGAATTGTGATTGCTTGTTGGAAAAAGTCATCAGAGGTCAGGGGGAAAGTATTACAGAGCTGTCTTCCACATGTTATTTCCTTTGTGATTTATTCCATCACATCATTTAGTGATACTGCCCTAAGCCGACAAAACCTTGAAGAGATAAATCCATTTGTGGCAATAATTTTGTCAGTAGAGTTTGTTATCATTCCTCCAGTTCTGAATCCTATTGTGTATGGCCTTAAGTTACCAGAAATTAGAAGACACATTTTCAAGATATTATGCCTAAAACCTCGCACTAAAAAGAATTTCTGTCGAACATTACCACAATCTACACCGACTGTATGA